A region of the Litorilinea aerophila genome:
ATGTGGGCGCTGGCCCAGCCTGCGTAGCAGGGGATCACCTGATCCCGTTCCCGCAGCACCCGTTTGGCCAGCTGGTAGTACTGGGCCCGAAAGGCCTGGGTGAAGCGGGCGATACCCCGGGCCGGCGCCTGCCGGGCCTGCTGGCTCAGAAAATCGGCGATCTCGTCGTAGTCGTCCGGCCGGGGGGTGATGCCCCAGCCTACCGTGTCCAGCTCCACCCGTTCCTCAGCCACCTCAGTGATGTAGCTGTCGGGCTCCAGCGGCTGAAGCCCCGCGTAAATTTCCTTGAAGCGGTGGACGTTGAAGCGGCTGATCACCGTGTGCACCGTCAGCACCAGATTTTTGTGCTGTTGCTGCAGCGCCTTGAGCTGGCGCCAGGTTTCCATGGCCAGCTCCCAGTTCCCCTCCACGCCCCGGATGTCATCGTGCTCCTCGCCCACGCCGTCCAGGCTCAGGTTGATGCCGATGCTGGACTTGGGACATTCCCGGCAGATGCGGTCCACCATGGTGAGCACCCGCTCGGTCAGCATGCCGTTGGTGGGGATGGTGATCACTTCGGGCCGGCAGTGTCGGTAGGCACGGACCACCAGCTCGTCCAGATCCTTGCGCAGGAAGGGCTCGCCGCCGGTGAAGGTCATGTAGAAGGGCGCGCGGCCCAGGTGGGCGAAAACCCGCTCCCACTCGTCGACGGTCAGGTCGTCGTTGGGCTTCCGCCAGACATCACAGGTGCGGCACTTGCTGTTGCAGCGGAAGCTGACGCTGATCACCACCGAGAAGGGCTTGACCTTAGGCCACCCAAAGGCACGAAAGGCCCAATAGAGGGGCAACTTCGGCAATAGTCCCAACATCATGGGGTGTTATCCCACCACCACCTTCTTCTCGGAAGCACCGATGGCATCGACCGTCTGGTCCTTGCTGCCGATGAAGAAGCGCTTCACCTGGGCCAGGGTGTTGGGCAGGTTGGTCCAGTTCTCCTTGAACATCATCTTCTCCAAGACCCGCTCCGGGCGGTAGAGGTAGAAGCGGCGGTAGGCCTCCCGCCACTTGCGGACCACCAGCTCCGGATCGTAGCCCTCGTTCATGGTGAAACGGGCCTTCTGCTCGTGGATGGCGTAGTCGCTCCAGTTGTCGGCGAAGATCTGGCCGCCCTCCTTGATCATGTCGTACATGGCCGTACCGGGGAAGGGCGCAGCCAGCAGGAAATTGGCCAGCTTGGGGTCCAGCTCCAGGGCCAGCTGGATGGTCTTCTCCATGGTCTCCTCGTTGTCGCCGGGCATGCCGAAGATGAAGAAGCCCATGGTCTGCAGGCCGGCGGCCTTGGCGTTGGCGAAGGCCTCCCGCACCATGTCAATGGTCTGCCCCTTGCGGATCACGTTGCGCAGCATGTGCTCATCGCCATTTTCCACGCCGAAGCCAACCCGCTTGCAGCCGGCGGCCTTCATGAGCTGGAAGAGCTCCAGGTCGGTGTGGTTGACCTTCATGCCGTGGACCGTCACCCAGGGCACGGTGTTCAGCCCCTCTTCCACCAGCCGGCGGCAAAGCTCCTTGGCCCGGGGCAGCTTCAAGTTCCAGATGTCATCGGTGACGCCGATCTCCGTGGCGCCCAGCCCCTTGACCAGCCACTTCCACTCCTGGACCACACTTTCCACCGAGCGGGCCCGCCAGGTATCCCCCGTGACCGGCTTGGAGCAGAAGGTGCACTTGTAGGGGCAGCCCCGGCTGGTCAGGATGGTGAAGCTGCGGGCGTGGGGATCCAGGCCGTCGGTGAGGGGCTGGAGGTTGGTATAGCGGTCGATCTTGAAGAGATCGTGGGCCGGAAAGGGCAGCGCGTCCAGGTCCGGGATCATGGGGCTCTCAGGGCTGGCCACGATCTCGTCGCCATGGCGGAAGTGGATGCCGGGGATCACGTCCGGCCGGCGGCCCGCATCCAGGATGTTGACCAGTTCCAGGAAGCTGTACTCGCTCTCCCCCTTGAAGACGTAGTCCACGTACTCGTGGTGGGGCGGCTGCAGGGATTCCAGGGGCATGATGGTCAGGTGCGGTCCGCCCAGGACCGTGTGGAGCCCCCGCTTCTTGGCCAGGGCCGCCATCTCCCACGCCTCCTGAATCAGGG
Encoded here:
- a CDS encoding radical SAM protein, which encodes MMLGLLPKLPLYWAFRAFGWPKVKPFSVVISVSFRCNSKCRTCDVWRKPNDDLTVDEWERVFAHLGRAPFYMTFTGGEPFLRKDLDELVVRAYRHCRPEVITIPTNGMLTERVLTMVDRICRECPKSSIGINLSLDGVGEEHDDIRGVEGNWELAMETWRQLKALQQQHKNLVLTVHTVISRFNVHRFKEIYAGLQPLEPDSYITEVAEERVELDTVGWGITPRPDDYDEIADFLSQQARQAPARGIARFTQAFRAQYYQLAKRVLRERDQVIPCYAGWASAHIAPNGDLWSCCIRAEAVGNLREHDYDITPIWRSQAMEALRGSIKRKECACPMANANYANMLLHPPTVTKVLADVVK
- a CDS encoding B12-binding domain-containing radical SAM protein, with the translated sequence MRVILASPEAKVWSARKHIPLGLGYLAAVLREGGHDVMIYDAAIEDVGVDYYLDQAEAAGKPYQLIGITATTPLIQEAWEMAALAKKRGLHTVLGGPHLTIMPLESLQPPHHEYVDYVFKGESEYSFLELVNILDAGRRPDVIPGIHFRHGDEIVASPESPMIPDLDALPFPAHDLFKIDRYTNLQPLTDGLDPHARSFTILTSRGCPYKCTFCSKPVTGDTWRARSVESVVQEWKWLVKGLGATEIGVTDDIWNLKLPRAKELCRRLVEEGLNTVPWVTVHGMKVNHTDLELFQLMKAAGCKRVGFGVENGDEHMLRNVIRKGQTIDMVREAFANAKAAGLQTMGFFIFGMPGDNEETMEKTIQLALELDPKLANFLLAAPFPGTAMYDMIKEGGQIFADNWSDYAIHEQKARFTMNEGYDPELVVRKWREAYRRFYLYRPERVLEKMMFKENWTNLPNTLAQVKRFFIGSKDQTVDAIGASEKKVVVG